From the Diospyros lotus cultivar Yz01 chromosome 13, ASM1463336v1, whole genome shotgun sequence genome, one window contains:
- the LOC127787937 gene encoding probable calcium-binding protein CML36 has protein sequence MKLATKLNPKRLLSSKKTRSLSRSDLPSFGSGSSSSEPGKATPQSVLPSISSETLGDWSEVSAETHLELSQAFKMIDKDGDGKITRGELEAVLRRVGAEPLSEEEMASMLGDIDVDGDGCISLAEFGAMGPAFSPPACDSELRDAFDVFDADQDGRITAEELRVVFAAIGDERCTLEDCRRMISGVDKNGNGFVCFEDFARMMDWRR, from the coding sequence ATGAAACTCGCCACCAAGTTGAACCCGAAACGGCTTTTGAGTTCCAAGAAGACCCGCTCCCTCTCCCGATCGGACCTGCCGTCCTTCGGCTCCGGTTCATCCTCTTCGGAACCCGGCAAGGCGACCCCGCAGAGCGTGCTGCCATCCATCTCGTCAGAGACGTTGGGTGACTGGTCGGAAGTATCGGCGGAGACGCACTTGGAGTTGTCCCAAGCCTTCAAGATGATCGACAAGGACGGCGACGGGAAGATAACGAGGGGGGAGCTGGAGGCCGTGCTGAGGCGGGTCGGGGCGGAGCCGCTGAGCGAGGAGGAGATGGCCTCGATGCTCGGCGATATTGACGTGGACGGCGACGGGTGCATCAGCCTGGCGGAGTTCGGCGCGATGGGGCCGGCTTTCAGCCCGCCGGCGTGCGACTCGGAGCTCCGCGACGCCTTCGACGTGTTCGACGCCGACCAGGACGGGCGGATCACGGCGGAGGAGCTCCGCGTGGTGTTCGCTGCCATCGGCGACGAGCGGTGCACGTTGGAGGACTGCCGGCGGATGATAAGCGGCGTGGACAAGAACGGGAACGGGTTCGTGTGCTTCGAGGACTTCGCCCGTATGATGGATTGGCGGAGATGA